In the genome of Arachis hypogaea cultivar Tifrunner chromosome 9, arahy.Tifrunner.gnm2.J5K5, whole genome shotgun sequence, the window ATTAGTGAATCAAAAGACAATACAAATTAACTTTTATGTTTGAGAAAAATTAGGGAATCAAAATCCCAATCCAAAGCTTTTGTACCTACTATTTTTGCAAATGCTAATGAGTTTGAGCTGTGGAATAACAATTTAGTTAGGTCACCCTCCACAAAGATTGTTGATATTTTCTTGTACTCACTAATATTTCATATCAGAATATGTTTCATCTTCTTTGTGTGATTCATGCTCTAATTCAAACACATCAATTGTAATATCAACTTTCTACACACAAATTTCAGTCTGAGACATTGAACTCATAGTATAGAAATTTGAGAACAATCTTCATCCCTTTATTTGGTAAACTTTTTCTAGgcgtaaattttataaatttaattggtATGcactaatattataattaaaaaagaaaaaagtcaaATTCAACGACTTAAATGATTTCAAATAATGGATGAATTATATAATTAGATGACTAATTGTATGTTATTTCGAAGAAGAGAAGGGAACAGCCTTTTGAATTGATAGCTGAATATAACATAGTTGAACAtttgcttataataatattaaCCGTGCATTAACAAAACATTAAGGAACAAAATACATGGGATTAGGGAGCTTAAATGTGCGGTTTCCAGGAGAATTTCCTTGAAGATCACTCCATTGATCACCCACATTCCCCCATATCCGGTAACCTTCATCTTCTAATTGCTTCCGTACCTCTGATTTATACTTTACTGCACTTTGCCCTTTATTTGCGGCGGTCCTGAAAAGGGTCAAAATGTGTATGTATAATATCAATCGATCCATTTAAGAGAAAATTTCGCTCTGATCCATTgatgcatattattattattgttgttgttataaaACATTTTGCAAAATTTAAGtttctaatatatttattaatttaattttgatacattatcaTTGTAAAACAGGATTACACGTGCATCAAATCAGATATGTCacatcaaaaaaattattttttctattgatAGACAATtgcataaaatattttacactgttaatatataaaaattaaattctatatttattatatctttattaaaataaaataaaaatcaagaaCTTTTTCCTATAATTACTATAAATCTACCTTGTCTACCTTCAATGGACATTTTTCACAAATGTTACAAACAAAAGTCCATACTTTTATATTTATCATTCCTTCAACTTAGTATTAAATTCATTTTAATAGAAGAAAATAAAGTTTCTTTCAATTTTGAACTTCTATTCTAATGGTACATGTCCTTAGGAAATATCAGCTAAACACTATTATTAGTTACCTCATGACAAGTCTTTGATAGCCAATAAAGCCTTGATTATGCAAGTTGTCCCTAGTGATTTGACCAAGAGTCTCTTGGTCTCTTCCGGTGAGCATAATCACTTTGAATCCTTTATCTATTAACTTGTTGAACATCCCTAACACCGATGGAATTGCAGTGCACCACCCTTTCATTGCCCATGTCCTGAACCCTGATGGATCATATGGGTCAcacctgtatatatatatattttcaaatttgatAAATCACCCATAATCTAACTACTTTTACTTTTGTTCCAACAGAAGATATAAGaaatctactactactactactattattattattattattattattattattattaataaaactaCGTAATCAATTCTCTTTTGCCCCGATGGCTATGTGATATGGCAAAGGAGCAATGAGGTTGCTTCATATAATAACGAGATGATGATACTGACGGTTAGATTTAAACTAAGTAGTAAGTTCTTATTTTTCttaacatgcttcaagtgttgtTTTATTTGTACCCTTCATACTCCTCTCCGCAGAGGGTCGAGCTTTGaacaaattatattaaaaaaatgggctatttaattttttgaatttattaagatattaatatatttaaatacattTTTGTATAAATGACGTGATGTGAGTCAACACCAATAAAGTAAAGAAATGATGtaattatttaaaagataaactatgatttttgtccttttttttaatatttatcacgtttaattttatttaattttgtctctaatattttttatttgtattaaaattatccTCAAATATTAGTTtcatctaaaatattaaaaataaaattaaatattaaaaatattttaaaaaaattacaaacataacaaaaaaaaaaaaacatactttTACTATTATTTAATTCAATGCCGACAGTGCATGTGTGATTTGTTGATGCAGGCCTCACAGGAAACTTTACCATTTTTTATGGTAAAAtaatttcgtgttttattagaaAATTCCATTCTTGATTACTGCTATTGGCCCTGATGTCTATCTCTGTTTTGATcataatttttaatgaaaatgtttttgataaaaaagaaaactttttcgtagaaaaataattaaaattcttataaatacAATAAATTACCTACTATTagtgtatttttatatattttttcctattttGATTACAAACACAAATCTGttttaattgtattatttttgaaatttgattatatatattactaatttgattaaatttttatagaaTTCGATTATAAATATGAATACAGAATTATTCTATTCTATACGAACTACTGATAGGTGATGACTTCTGGTTTTCATGTAGTATACTCGTAAgttattattagttaatattataatattacgaGTATTAATATAAGTATAGATAAATGATGTTTGTActatcttttattttctcttatcacTTTTTATTAGTTACTTTTAATAccaaaagtaaaaattttttaaaaaatacgaataataatataagtaaaaaatttacttttttatattttataattttatcaaattttcaattaagttattatatatatatatatttttaattgaattcttatactacttagatattttttagtataaaaaacatataaattaaagatatctataattaagaatttaattagatttttaattacatatttttaaaaaaattctattaattttaatatttttgacgtaaaaaaatttaattataaaattaaaaatggcATAAGaatccattaaaaaaaattataaaaatttaattataaatttaataaaattataaggaGTAATAGAGTAATTATACCTAAGTAAAACGTACCCATATTTCTTGCTTTTGTAATAAAATAAGTTGGAGATGCATGTGTCATCAACATCCAAAATCCAAGCATCTTTGGAATCACCAGCAAGTGTTATGGTGCTCACAAAGCTCATAGCTTGTTCCATGATCAAATCCAAGTCTTGCTCATATTGGCCATGGATCATGTAATTCTCCACATATTGCAAGCACTCTGTTGGGACCGTTCGCCACGGCAGCACATTGTTCGTCTCCACTCCTAATCTCCAACTCAAGCAAAAGCTTCCATTAATAGAagagcttgaagaagaagaagaagaaccattattgttattggtgCTTTTGTGGTGTCTTATGCACATTGCCTTTGAGAACATCATTGCCAACAAGAAAAGCACCAAAAACCTATATCCTTGCTCCATCTTTAATCCTTATTATACTTTATGTCTAAagaagagaaaattaaattatatagtgAATTATATGGGATAGTGGATTTTAtatgaaataggataaatgagaAAGAAAGTCCTTTAGTGCTTCCTTAGCTTGAAAGAATTAATGGCTTGTAACTTATAGGAGATAAATAAGCTATAAGCTACAAAGCACCACACTTtcttgagttgttgtgtttgcaTGTCAAACACATTTTTGGAGACAATACTCATCGATATTTGTTCGACACACGTATTTgttgtgtccaaccgtgtcttaataaaaaataaaaaaattttcgaacacGCTTGACCTAAATATCATCATGTGTCAGCATGTCCaatcttatttttaacatatattcttaaaataaatttaaaaatagtatatattattatttattaaaaaaataaatattttatatactttatataattaaaataaaacataaaaataatttttttgttttaatatcaagaaaaatataaaaatattactacgatttatctaaaaaatactttatattttaaatgTATACGTGTTCCTGTGttatataagattttaaaattcatgtaTCGACGTGTCCCGTATCGTGTCATATCTTATGTCCGTATCAGTGTCCGTACATTATAGGCTATAAGCTATATACAGTAGTTCACTCACTTTATTATATTTatcaaaagaagataaataaataaataaataaacaaataaataaagctAAGAGAAACATGATTTCTTTTGCTGGAAACCAATACAAAAGTGCATGTAATAAAAGGTCAATATGAAAAGTATGTTGGATGtatgtttttcatttttaattttatgatgaaaaactTGAGAAATAATAAGTAGTTAGCTTATTCATAAATcctctgaaatattttttattagtaatgaTTTTTCAAgattttacatatttaaaaatatttacttgtTACTTTATTTACTCCTAATAGTTAAAAGGGTGTATATTAGAAACCTCAATTTAACTAGGGAATTTCTTTTTTTCGACAAACAAAAAATtcgaacaatttttttttcttttagcaaGAGAGCgataaagaaagaaggagaaattaaagttgattaaaaattggttccaaagtttttatatatttaaaatatattcagATATGTGATAAacccgtttttttttttgaaaatattgtcatgaaaccactcatcccaaaagcttaagctGATAGGAGAAGGTaacattaatggttatatctctaacactcCCCCTCAAACAAGAGCCTCTTTTTGGGTTTGTTTGATTTTGCAtaggccttttttttttctctttttatttgccttatgctattttttcacttttggggttcaccaaggatcgaactcttgacctttcggacatAGAGCTAtggtttcatgacatggtatcagagctctatGCCAAAAAGGttaagagttcgatccttggagaaccccaaaaagtgaaaaaagaatagaaaatcaAGCAAACCCAAAAGAGAGGCTCTTGCTTGAGGGAGaatgttagagatataaccattagtgttaccttctcctatcagcttaagcttttgggatgagtggtttcatgacaaATATCAATGAGCTAGCAAATGATCGTGAGTTCTCAAGTGCTAATATTCTAACCCTCGCTAATAATATTTTCTACACAAAAGAGTGAATTactagtaaaaaaaaagaaaccaaacAGGACATTGAATGCAATATCTAaaacaaaaaagttttatttgAATCCGGCCCTTGAATGTATTATATTTTGATCGATATATGTATAATTGGCGTGATGCATAATCTGAATTATTGAAATAAACTGACATTTCTACTAATAACGAgaagtaaaattataattggggATAATATAATTTTCGTAGGTATATTTCCACCactcaaattaataattaaattaaaagtattattttaaagattaagttatttttgttaaattctataattttattaaattcataattaagtctttatatatattttttaattagattcctaaaccaattttaaattttatacttaAGTTCCTACTAACGATAAACATTTTTTATAAAGTGTTCATTTATTATTATACCCATTCTTTGCGGTGGTTACgatggaaaaaaaaaacatagaataCAAAACGAGTGATGGAATTGAGTTTCTCCCATGATATAAAACAACATAGAAAAAGGAGGGAGAAAAGAATTTTTGGCTGAAGTATGACAAGGAAAAAAGAGGGCTATTTTGTCATTTTAGAAAAAAAGTTGGGTCACGTTtagaaatttaataaatatttataatatctttaaatttaaaaatgaaatatttCGCTAACCTAAATATTTTTGTCATGATAATAagaatctaattataaaattttaaaatttaaatgaaaaaaaatacaaaagcttAATTGGTGAAATTATagagattaataaaataattaaatttattttaaatgaagtATGTAATAAccacataataataaattaattaatatatatgtataacgTATGATGCTAATAATGGATAGACGAACAATTATGTTTATATTATATTCTTCATATAGAGGCGATCTTAATTAGAATCAGCACATATATTGAAAGTAATTTAAGAAGAAAACACGTATTTGATTCAATTTGTCATCTATATTATTAAAATGCAAGATCCAACTTGCCTAAACTCTAggagaaaaatgttagaaatgcaCTTACACTACTATGAGAAGCTAAGAAAATTGTGTCCAAGCACCATGTAAATCAATGAAGTTGCTAAGCTATTTATAGTGAAGTAGAGTCAGTAGGTAGAGGCCAtaggataagaaaaataaataaataaataaataaataaataaataaaggggtgaaaaattaaaaacataaggTTATGGAAGGAAGGCACTAGTTCTCTTTCATAGAAGACACTAATATGAGCATATTCAAGAAAATGGGTGGGCTTGGCGTCAGAGAGCAAAATTGCTTCATAAGGTGGATACCCCCAAAATAATATATGAtagaaattaaagcaaaaaaataaataacatgtttGGTCCCCATGACCCACCACCATGAAAAGGGTTCAACCGCCAAGGTTATTGGGAAGAATTTTGGCCTCAAAGCTTAAGTGGAAATAAGGTCAGAATCCACATGGCAACAGTACTAGTGGGTGCAACATTCCACTATAATTCGACTTTTTTCGAGTTAGATTTTAAAAGAGGGAAATATTAAATTgatatctaaaatattttaacattGATAAAAtggtattatttttttgttattgacaaaaatagatcctaaatgattttaaaatttgacaaacgtGTTCCTGAACTCATCCTAAATGTTATATGCGTTTGTTTTTATGTTCGACCACAAAAGGAAAGCGAGTCACCGCAAAGCACAACAGTAAAAGTGCAGAAATGATAGAGAGTGGATTTAGACAAGACGACAACGGTGAAGGCATACAAACAACGCAATGCTAACAAAGAAGGCAGACGACGCTGACAGACGCAGAAGATTCGACGACGAGATGGCAACCGTGTgtagggctggcaatgggtagagtagggtagggtttggactctaccctaaccctacccgcaggttgaaaattttattaaaactctaccctatcctacccgcgggttgagaatctctcaaccctaaccctacccgcattctaaaattctaaaccctaccctaccctaccctacccgcagaaatatcaaattttttcaaagtaaatataaaattcaattatttcgaattttatatgtattaataacataaaaaataaaaaactaatgctctaaattacttaattaactaattagtttTGTGGTTGTTCACTTATTATAACTCATTACATAAGAGAGGTTGTGGGTTCAACTCtcacttccttcactatatagagagatttttataaaatatgtgttatatatgaggtgcgggtagggtagggtagggtacaccctaaacccgtaccctaccctacccgcaggcatactcggaccgtaccctaccctacccgctgcgggtagggtagcctaccctacccgaacgggttggaccgggttggatacccgcgggtagggtatgaattgccagccctaACCGTGTGGTACCGGTGACACTGGTTCTGTAAAACTGAGAAGGTTGAACTCCACTGCTATTTTGAGGGAGAGTGAGTTGAGAGTGTGAGACAGTGCGTTAGGGAAGAAGGATTAGAGTTCAAAGGGATAAGGGAAGGGGATTAAGGTTCAGAAGAGGGGGGAGGAGGGAGAGATTTTGGATTGGGGAGGGAGAAGTGCGTTGGGGAGGGGGGATTAGGAGAGGGAAGGAATAGGATTGGGGAGGGGGAAAAGTGCATtcaggaaggggaaggggaaggggaaggggaaggggaaggggggagggAGTGCattggggagggggaaggggaagtgCGTTGGAGGGGAAGGATTATGGTTAGGGAGGGGTTTTGCCATGTCATCAAGATGTAGTGGCTATGTCAGCATTGTGCTTGTCAGAAATTTGTTCTAATGAGCTTGGAgacacgcttgtcaaattttaaaatcttttagagACCATTTTATCATAACAAAAATCAAGTACTATTTTGTCAACGTCAAAATCTTTTGAATGCCGATTTGATATTTACCTCAACTCCAAAATAAAATAACGTTGGGTAAAATTAGTACTTAATTTATTAGTctgtttaattaattattaaaaatttaaattttgtcttaTATGTATAATAATTCATTAACCAACAATAAACTTAAATAAAATCTAGAACTGATAAATTATCTTAACTTATAGAATCAGcagatattataaaaatatatttcaaaataattttttatactttttaaaaaaatgcaccatattaatttttagttatttttcatcAAGTAATTCATTAtgctattaaaaattaatatatgatacatttttatcaattttaaagagctaattgatataattagaatCACATCAcgaaaataattttattacatGCTACCAATCTCAAATATCATTTTGGACTTTAACTCATTTTTGTCGTGAATTACTAAATATTTACATCcatcaataatataaaaatgtatcgaaaataaattttcttatttttatatagttcgaTATAGACTCGATTCCAAaggttaaaaaagaaaaaaaaaaaaaacacgtgcGACTAAAATATGTTTTTTCGGCATTGTCATTGAAGATATAATAACCCTCCAAAAACActtaacaaaacataacaaaattaATACAATTATCAACAACTCAGAGCTTATTATTACCTATTACAAAAACAAATACTAATTCATCACTTATAATGATTCAATATACTTTCCATTTaatcattttttttagttaattatattttttaatgatatatttttttattttttattttatttacaattcaTCCTTCTAAATTTACACTCATTTTAATACACCAAATCAAACtatcttttctttctctcaaaacttttaataaaatcatccttcttcttctactcttctcttgTCGTTGTGATTACTCTCCCTTTGACCTTCACTcatatttcttttctttgctcTCGCCTCTTCTTTTACTTTTGTCACCATGTCCTACccgtaataaaaaaatcaaaatcaattttaatttgtcAATGTATTGAAAATAAATATGCACaagtttaataaatattaaattgaagaatataataaaattatcatGAACTAAATTACAATTTACAAACATCTAGTTACAAGTATCATATTATAATATAGTTAAAAATAGGGTAAAAAACGCATTTAAACCAAGGAGAAAATTTTATTACGCATATAAGCCAAACAAAAATCTGATGCAAGAATTAGCCAAAGCACATTTTaatgtaattcgaaacaactttATTCGAATTACATTCCttaataattcgaatcaatacagCTCGAATTATTCCCAACCATTGCGtacaagtaattcgaatcaacttggaACGAATTATAAAAGTATAATTCGAATTGTGTCAATTCGAATTAGTAGGAACACGTGAGTAGGAGGAAgttcgaatcaaattgattcgaattactcacattTCGAATCAAatagtaattcgaattacacattgtacaataagatactagaaaaaatactatataatataaaaaaatatactaaaagaagtataaaataatattatagcaaattaattttagtataaaattattaaatataaattaattttaactactATTAgtacattaaattaaaaataacatataaaaatgtacttatatttattaaattttaataacatataaacatttaatgactttttaaatattctttttataataggagtacatttttatatactttaaataGGGTAAAAAACGTAAACAAGCCAAGGAGAGAACACTTTGACACAAATAAGCCAAAGCAAAATCTGATTTATCAATCAACCAAAGCACATTTCTATGTAGTTCGAACCAATATGGTTCGAACTCACtttccatgtaattcgaaccaaataggttcgaattacacattgtAATCCGTtgccacataattcgaaccaatctGGTTCGAAATCTAATTTgataattcgaaccaattaggttcgaattacacTCCTCAAGTAATTCGAactagcttggttcgaattacacagacCATATTTCGTactaggctggttcgaattagtgaggACCAGACCTGTATATATATGGTGTGAACGTGAGTTGCTATCTTTAGAGAGGggtaagatggctagtgaggagaatttcgtagtgttggttcaccacagaCGATCCATTAAAAGGAAAACTcgttccggtgtgaagttcactgataaggatcctctctgtattatcgTCAGGCCTACGACGAGGTATGAGGACCTTGTTAGCTCTGTACTGCTAAAACTTGGTCTAGAAGGTGTGAAACGGGTGAAGAAGTTTTTTTATCGAATTCCAATCACGGTGCTCTAGGAAACCGTAAAGTAcgattgtttcacgatcgggagtgatgaggacttgcaggtcatgtttcattGTCGCCGGCCAAAAACAACGTTCGCAAGGTAACTTTTGCAAAACCCTTGGAATGTGGTGGCTTGCAATCAGACCACCTTGAAAACTTGATTCTATATTTTGATGGGGTTTCCAAATTTTGAGGAATCACATAATAGCCGCTCTAGTTTGACATCTGAGGTCTGAGTGATGAAAGTGAAACTGTCTATGATATTAGTGTTCCTTTGGTTCCAAATAATGACACTGATGTGTCATTTGAGGCTGAACATGATCTGAATGTTCCTTTGGTTCTAGAGGATGATAAAATTGAGACAGAACTTTCATTTGAAATTGTTTCCCTCGATCATGaccctgatgatgaggatgatagtGAAGATATTTCAGAAGAGCATTATGAAAATATATGAATAACAAATTCAGCAAGAATTGGGAGTAATTACTGAAGCTGAAAGTGCTTTAGATGCTCCACAACCATAGCAGTCTTTGCAACTGACTGAAGCGGAAAATTCATATGcaaagaaagaacaagaagaaggcaACATTTATTTCAATGTTGAAGGTGTTTCAGAATTGGATGAAGTACTTAAGGGCCAAGCAGAAATTATACCAGAGAAGGCTTTGTAATTGGCTAAAGCAGAAATTTCAGAAGCAATGCATGCACAAGAAGAGGATGCTCACTTCTTCggttttttctttcctctttcactAGGAGATGGTGCTAGGTTCAATATTGAAAAACCAAGTAACGAAGGTCTAGAGAATTTGCCTAGTTTAGGCTCAGAAATTGAAAAAATTCATGCTGAAGTCTATGAAAAAGCAGAGGGAAATTATGCAACAGTAGATCTGAAACAACTGACATAACTCCACGTATGATGCTAAATTTGCTGCTCTGTGGAGGTGCACTTATAATTGCTCTTGTATCTTTCAACTTTTCAAGGAAAGGTAAAATCGGAATACCCTAGAAATGGACGTGC includes:
- the LOC112710381 gene encoding acid phosphatase 1 isoform X1 produces the protein MEQGYRFLVLFLLAMMFSKAMCIRHHKSTNNNNGSSSSSSSSSINGSFCLSWRLGVETNNVLPWRTVPTECLQYVENYMIHGQYEQDLDLIMEQAMSFVSTITLAGDSKDAWILDVDDTCISNLFYYKSKKYGYVLLRCDPYDPSGFRTWAMKGWCTAIPSVLGMFNKLIDKGFKVIMLTGRDQETLGQITRDNLHNQGFIGYQRLVMRTAANKGQSAVKYKSEVRKQLEDEGYRIWGNVGDQWSDLQGNSPGNRTFKLPNPMYFVP
- the LOC112710381 gene encoding acid phosphatase 1 isoform X2, which translates into the protein MEQGYRFLVLFLLAMMFSKAMCIRHHKSTNNNNGSSSSSSSSSINGSFCLSWRLGVETNNVLPWRTVPTECLQYVENYMIHGQYEQDLDLIMEQAMSFVSTITLAGDSKDAWILDVDDTCISNLFYYKSKKYGCDPYDPSGFRTWAMKGWCTAIPSVLGMFNKLIDKGFKVIMLTGRDQETLGQITRDNLHNQGFIGYQRLVMRTAANKGQSAVKYKSEVRKQLEDEGYRIWGNVGDQWSDLQGNSPGNRTFKLPNPMYFVP